One Thermodesulfobium sp. 4217-1 genomic window, TATAGTCCTCTTTGTCACTTGTTATGACCACATTTATTCTTTCGTTCAATACGAAGCCATAATCTTTGATCATCTCGCTGGTGGTATTAAGTGCTAAATTTATATTATCAATTTCGTTCTGAGTAACTCCAGATCTAATTATCAAATGAAAAATATCAGCTCTAGCTATACCATTAAGAGGAGCAAATAATAGACAAATAAAGAAGAGTATTGCAGAAAAAAGATGCTTTGTCATATCCTCTCCTTAAATCAAGAATTTGGTATATGCATATTATATATCTAAAATTTAATAACTTAAGAAATCAAATTTTTAAATGTGATTTTAAATTTCTATACCTTTTTGCTATATAATACGTAATATTAATTTTCAAGGGAGGTTTTGGTGGTGGACAGAACTCAATTAGATGAGATGTTAAAAAGAACATTGAGCAAAAGGTATTTTAATGTGATTTTGCCATTATTTATTGCTTCTGTATTGGCATTTCTCGATCGCCTCAATCTGAGCTATGCTGCACTGACTATGAACAAGGCGTTAGGCTTTTCACCTGAGGTTTTCGGTTTTGGTGCAGGCATTTTATTTTGGGGATATGTGCTTTTTGAAGTCCCGGGCGCTATATGTGCTGCAAAATGGAGTGCGTCAAAATGGATTGTGAGAATTCTAGTTACGTGGAGCATCGCTACCTCTCTTATGATTTTTGTTAAAACCCCAATAGAGTTTTACGTTGTTCGATTTTTAATAGGAGCTGCTGAGGCAAGCTTTTATCCAGTGTGCTATGCTATTTTTTTCCCAAGATGGTTCGCACCAAATGAAAGGGCCAGAGCAATTTCTATCATGCTTACCTCTCTACTGGTTGCAAGTATTATAGGATCGCCATTAGCTGGCATTATAATTGGGACATCAATGTTTAATATGGTTGGCTGGCAGCTTTTGTTCCTTGTAGAAGGTTGTCTGTCCCTTCTTCTTGGCATAGTTTTGTGGTTTTGGCTCAAAGATTGGCCTAAAGATGTGAATTGGCTAACAGCTGAAGAAAAACTTCTATTTTCTGACCTTTATCAGCATGAGATAACCGCTAAAAACAAAGTAAGGAAATACACATTGTTGGAAGGGCTCAAAGATCCTGAGGTTCTAAAACTTGGTTTTATTTATTTTATGTGGATTGTGGGCTTTTGGGGTTTTGGTTTTTGGCTGCCCACTGTTTTGAAATCGGTTTCAGGCCTGTCTAATGCAAATGTTAGCTTTTTGGTTACAATACCAATGGTGCTTTCTCTAATAGGATTTTTAATTGTTGGCAATTCGTCTTCTAAAAGCGGTGAAAAGAGATATCACGTAGCAGTTCCATTGTTTATAGGAGCTATAGGCTTAGCTGGCACAGTGTTAACAACCGATCCACTTTTGAACTTTGTTTTTATTAACCTTGCTGCAATAGGTGTATACAGTGGAATGGGCGTGTGGTGGTCTATTCCAACTACATTTTTATCTGAGGGCGCAGCTGCTGGGGCAATTGGTTTGATAAACTCTATTGGCAACATAGGTGGGTGGGTTGGACCCTTTTTAATAGGCATTGTGAAGAGTTATACGGGCTCATATAACTTGGCTTATTTGTGCTTGGCACTATCTTTGATTATCTCCGGACTATTGATATATACCTTGCCGAAAAAACGCCCAACTGACAACTTCTAATTGCTGAAAAATTTAATAAGATAACCTTATCAAAGCACTAATATCGGGAAGTTTTTAACCCCTTGACATTAGTGATTAAACGATATAATATTTTATTTGTTAGCACTCATCAAAGTTTAGTGCTAACAAATAATTAAAAATTTTGGAGGTGATTCTATGAATCTTAAACCATTGGGCGATCGCATAATTGTTGAGCCTGTGGAAGCTGAGGAGAGGACTTTATCTGGTATAGTTTTGCCAGACACTGCAAAGGAAAAACCACAAGAGGGCGTTGTGGTTGCCGTTGGGACGGGCAGAATTCTTGATAATGGAACAAGGGTAGCCTTGGAAGTAAAAGTAGGAGACAGAGTTGTTTTTGCCAAGTATGGCGGTACAGAGATTAAGGTCGATGCAAAGGATTATTTGATCCTTGCAGAACGCGATATATACGCTATTAAAGGATAATTAGGAGGTGAATGTATGGCTGCTAAAATGATAGCATTTGACGAAGAGGCAAGAAGGGCACTTGAAAAAGGCGTTAACGCTGTTGCTGACGCTGTAAAGGTAACATTGGGACCAAAGGGAAGAAACGTTGTATTAGAGAAAAAATGGGGTTCGCCGACAATTACAAATGACGGTGTGACCATAGCTAAAGAGATAGAATTAGAAGATCCTTATGAGAATATGGGTGCACAGCTTTTAAAAGAAGTTGCTTCTAAGACGAACGATATAGCTGGAGACGGAACTACTACTGCAACCGTTCTTGCACAGGCTATGGTGCAGGAAGGGTTGAAGATGGTTGCTGCCGGCGCTTCACCTCTATCGGTTAAGAAGGGCATAGAGAACTCAGTAAAAGTTGTTATTCAGGAAATTAAAAAGATGAGCCTGCCTGTCGAGACAAAGGAAGCTATTGCACAGGTTGCAACCATTTCTGCTAATGACAAATTCATTGGTGAAAGAGTTGCTGAGGCAATGGACAAGGTTGGCAAAGACGGAGTAATAACTGTTGAAGAGTCAAAGGGTATTGAAACTAGCGTTGATATCGTTGAGGGTATGGAATTCGATAAGGGTTATGTATCTCCCTATCTCGTGACCGATCCAGAGAGGATGGAGGCAGAGCTCGACGAACCATATATTCTTATTACAGATAAGAAGATAAACATCTTAAAAGATATATTGCCAGTACTTGAAGAAATTGCAAGAAATGGCAAACCAATGCTTATTATTGCCGAGGATTTAGAAGGTGAAGCACTTGCAACGATCGTTGTGAACAAGCTTAGAAAGACATTAAATGTGGTTGCTGTAAAGGCGCCAGGATTTGGTGACAGGAGGAAGGCAATGCTTCAGGATATCGCCATCCTTACTGGCGGAGAGGTAGTATCTGAGGATGTAGGTCTGAAACTTGAGAATACAAAGATTGAGCATCTTGGCAGAGCCGAAAAGGTAAAGGTTACAAAGGAAAAGACTACAATAATTAATGGTAAAGGTTCCGTTGAGGCTATTAAAGGAAGAATAGCTCAGATTAAAAAAGAAATC contains:
- the groES gene encoding co-chaperone GroES — encoded protein: MNLKPLGDRIIVEPVEAEERTLSGIVLPDTAKEKPQEGVVVAVGTGRILDNGTRVALEVKVGDRVVFAKYGGTEIKVDAKDYLILAERDIYAIKG
- a CDS encoding MFS transporter, whose translation is MDRTQLDEMLKRTLSKRYFNVILPLFIASVLAFLDRLNLSYAALTMNKALGFSPEVFGFGAGILFWGYVLFEVPGAICAAKWSASKWIVRILVTWSIATSLMIFVKTPIEFYVVRFLIGAAEASFYPVCYAIFFPRWFAPNERARAISIMLTSLLVASIIGSPLAGIIIGTSMFNMVGWQLLFLVEGCLSLLLGIVLWFWLKDWPKDVNWLTAEEKLLFSDLYQHEITAKNKVRKYTLLEGLKDPEVLKLGFIYFMWIVGFWGFGFWLPTVLKSVSGLSNANVSFLVTIPMVLSLIGFLIVGNSSSKSGEKRYHVAVPLFIGAIGLAGTVLTTDPLLNFVFINLAAIGVYSGMGVWWSIPTTFLSEGAAAGAIGLINSIGNIGGWVGPFLIGIVKSYTGSYNLAYLCLALSLIISGLLIYTLPKKRPTDNF
- the groL gene encoding chaperonin GroEL (60 kDa chaperone family; promotes refolding of misfolded polypeptides especially under stressful conditions; forms two stacked rings of heptamers to form a barrel-shaped 14mer; ends can be capped by GroES; misfolded proteins enter the barrel where they are refolded when GroES binds), translating into MAAKMIAFDEEARRALEKGVNAVADAVKVTLGPKGRNVVLEKKWGSPTITNDGVTIAKEIELEDPYENMGAQLLKEVASKTNDIAGDGTTTATVLAQAMVQEGLKMVAAGASPLSVKKGIENSVKVVIQEIKKMSLPVETKEAIAQVATISANDKFIGERVAEAMDKVGKDGVITVEESKGIETSVDIVEGMEFDKGYVSPYLVTDPERMEAELDEPYILITDKKINILKDILPVLEEIARNGKPMLIIAEDLEGEALATIVVNKLRKTLNVVAVKAPGFGDRRKAMLQDIAILTGGEVVSEDVGLKLENTKIEHLGRAEKVKVTKEKTTIINGKGSVEAIKGRIAQIKKEIEQTDSNYDREKLQERLAKLSGGVAVIKVGAATETELKEKKHRMEDALSATRAAVEEGIVSGGGATLIHALKALDSLGYEGEEKVGLEIVKKALQVPCKQIASNAGFEGSVVVARLKEEKPGVGFDASNGTYVDMVKSGIVDPAKVTRSAVQNAASIAGMILTTNTLIADKPKKEAPMPAAPGGMGGMGGMGDF